One region of Candidatus Bathyarchaeia archaeon genomic DNA includes:
- a CDS encoding GAF domain-containing protein, with protein MPSNQSEVLVESIASQGKTLAERLSALNYYGGKLNSASDLLQVYELTLDAMQQILGFEQAAFLIKNKGYIRVACQRGYSNPLDFQLPLDGSKKGITVMAANNRKPVIVYDVTEAPDYVLGSLDIKSELAVPVEIEGRVVGVINVESKRLGAFDEKDATLLQILASHAATAISNLEKREEIEKRSNQLTSLMKSSAELIRSTDLRQRLQKIAEAITELGWRRVVISVRNEDLEIERPDDLVTVGLTDEEKQFLWDKRPPGHVWRERFGQEFQRFKLGEFYHLPWNDPWVKERFSNTTIDSHLSPEEMVDWDPQDLLYAPLRLAEGRIVGVLSIDDPLDGRRPTKESLAPLELFIHQAAVAIENAKLFHQLDDAKNQIKEYAEHLEEKVKERTRDLKESEERLKSILAASPDAITVTDLEANVTMCTEQSWKMYGGSSEDDLIGRRAIELIAEKDRQKALENMKETFEKGLVRNVELTLLTKEGREYPAELSTSVVRDASEKPVGFVAVTKDISERRRMQQQLLKAERFAAIGEVAAMVGHDLRNPLTGIAGAAYYLKSKLGANPNKKSKEMLELIENDIRYSDKIITDLLDYSREIRLELGDSTPKEMLRKALVLSKVPDNVYLQDRTSSRPRVRVDVEALERAFVNIIKNAIDAMPQGGTLTISSKLLDGNLEIVFSDTGTGMSDDVSSKIWTPFFTTKAKGMGLGLSICRRIVEAHNGRISMKSTEGKGTTFTVTLPLEREAFGGERLG; from the coding sequence GTGCCATCGAATCAAAGCGAAGTGCTAGTTGAGTCCATTGCGTCTCAAGGCAAGACGCTGGCAGAACGGCTTTCGGCTTTGAACTATTATGGGGGAAAGCTAAACTCTGCGAGCGACCTCTTACAAGTTTACGAGCTCACTTTAGATGCTATGCAGCAAATATTGGGCTTCGAGCAAGCAGCGTTTTTGATAAAGAACAAAGGTTACATCCGGGTTGCATGCCAACGAGGCTATTCTAATCCTCTGGATTTCCAGCTGCCTTTGGACGGCAGCAAGAAAGGCATCACCGTGATGGCTGCCAACAATCGTAAGCCTGTTATCGTGTACGACGTGACTGAAGCACCTGATTACGTGCTAGGTTCACTCGACATCAAGTCAGAGCTGGCAGTTCCAGTCGAAATCGAAGGCAGAGTTGTAGGCGTCATAAACGTGGAGAGCAAACGGCTGGGAGCATTCGACGAAAAGGACGCAACGTTGCTTCAAATTCTAGCTTCACACGCTGCGACCGCAATCAGCAATCTTGAGAAGCGCGAAGAGATTGAGAAACGCTCCAACCAACTCACCTCACTAATGAAGAGTTCGGCTGAACTGATTCGCTCAACGGATCTACGCCAAAGGCTGCAAAAAATAGCTGAGGCAATCACCGAACTCGGATGGCGAAGAGTGGTCATCTCTGTAAGAAACGAGGACCTAGAAATCGAACGCCCTGACGACTTGGTCACCGTTGGGTTGACAGACGAGGAAAAGCAGTTCCTATGGGATAAAAGGCCCCCTGGACATGTCTGGCGCGAACGATTCGGACAAGAATTCCAACGCTTCAAACTAGGTGAATTCTACCACCTCCCATGGAATGATCCCTGGGTCAAAGAAAGATTCTCCAACACAACCATTGACAGCCACCTTTCACCTGAGGAAATGGTTGACTGGGACCCTCAGGACCTGCTCTACGCACCACTCAGATTAGCAGAGGGACGCATAGTCGGCGTGTTGAGCATAGACGATCCATTAGATGGCAGGCGCCCGACTAAGGAGTCTCTTGCACCACTGGAACTCTTCATCCATCAAGCTGCTGTTGCCATTGAGAATGCTAAACTATTCCACCAGCTTGACGACGCAAAAAACCAGATCAAAGAATACGCTGAACACTTGGAGGAGAAAGTGAAAGAAAGAACACGTGACCTAAAGGAAAGCGAAGAGAGACTGAAGAGCATACTAGCGGCATCGCCAGATGCCATCACAGTCACTGATCTGGAAGCAAACGTCACGATGTGCACGGAACAATCTTGGAAAATGTATGGTGGCTCGTCAGAGGATGACTTGATCGGAAGGAGAGCAATTGAACTCATTGCCGAGAAAGATCGCCAAAAAGCATTGGAAAATATGAAGGAAACGTTTGAGAAAGGTTTAGTGAGAAATGTGGAGCTCACTCTGCTGACCAAAGAGGGTCGCGAGTATCCGGCTGAGCTTTCAACGAGTGTTGTTCGTGATGCTTCCGAAAAGCCCGTTGGCTTTGTCGCAGTTACGAAGGATATCTCTGAACGTAGACGAATGCAGCAGCAACTTCTGAAAGCGGAGAGATTCGCAGCGATCGGCGAAGTAGCCGCCATGGTAGGACACGACTTGCGCAATCCTTTGACTGGCATTGCAGGCGCTGCCTACTATCTGAAATCAAAACTTGGTGCAAACCCCAACAAAAAGTCAAAGGAGATGCTTGAGCTTATTGAGAATGACATTCGGTACTCCGATAAAATCATAACTGATCTCCTGGATTATTCGAGAGAGATCAGACTGGAACTCGGAGATAGCACACCTAAGGAGATGCTTCGAAAAGCTCTGGTCCTTTCAAAGGTCCCCGATAACGTCTACTTGCAGGACAGGACATCCAGCAGACCACGGGTGAGGGTCGATGTTGAAGCGTTAGAAAGAGCCTTCGTTAACATCATCAAGAACGCGATCGATGCAATGCCTCAAGGCGGTACACTCACCATCTCAAGCAAGCTGTTGGATGGCAACTTGGAAATTGTGTTCAGCGACACTGGCACGGGCATGTCAGACGATGTGTCCTCCAAAATATGGACGCCCTTCTTTACGACGAAGGCCAAGGGAATGGGCCTGGGTTTGTCCATCTGCAGGCGAATCGTGGAAGCTCACAACGGAAGAATTTCCATGAAAAGCACCGAGGGCAAAGGAACCACATTCACAGTGACTCTTCCACTTGAACGTGAAGCCTTCGGAGGTGAGCGGCTTGGATGA
- the thsB gene encoding thermosome subunit beta yields the protein MAYLTTQGGQPVLILKEGTARRRGKEAQRNNIMAARVISEVLRTTLGPRGMDKMLIDSLGDITITNDGAAILDEVEVEHPAAKMIVEVAKTQDDMVGDGTTTAVVLAGELLRRAEELLDQNIHPTVIVSGYRKATQMAVETLDKLGTKVDINDRETLKKVALTSMASKAVGAAKEHFAEIAIDAVKQIAEQRGDRMIADIDQIQIVKKEGKSLFDSQLVKGIIVDKEVVHPGMPKRVENAKIALLDVALEVEKTEFSAEIRIRDPTQIKAFLDQETRMLKEMVDKIKASNADVVFCQKGIDDMAQHFLAKEGILAARRVKQSDMEKLARATGGKMASNLKDLKAQDLGKAGLVEERKVGEDKMVFVENCKHPKSVAILIRAGLERMVDEAERAMKDALSVVSDVIEYNKIVPGGGAIESAVARKLRGYATEVGGREQLAIEAFAESMEVIPKTLAENAGLEPIDILVGLRSAHEKARGEAKGVNVFTGKIMDMHGEGVIEPSRVKEQAIKSAGEAACMILRIDDVIAATRPKEEKGPGRPGEGMDEEY from the coding sequence ATGGCTTACCTAACAACACAGGGCGGACAACCTGTGCTCATACTGAAAGAAGGAACAGCGCGGAGAAGAGGCAAAGAAGCGCAGCGAAACAACATCATGGCAGCGCGCGTGATCTCAGAGGTTCTGCGAACTACTCTAGGACCTCGCGGTATGGACAAAATGCTGATCGACAGCCTCGGTGACATAACAATCACAAACGACGGAGCAGCAATCCTCGACGAAGTGGAAGTTGAACATCCAGCGGCCAAAATGATTGTCGAAGTAGCCAAGACGCAGGACGACATGGTCGGCGACGGCACCACAACAGCCGTTGTGCTGGCGGGGGAACTCCTACGAAGAGCTGAGGAACTACTCGATCAAAACATTCATCCAACGGTGATTGTCAGCGGCTACCGCAAAGCAACTCAAATGGCCGTTGAAACATTGGACAAACTCGGCACCAAAGTTGACATCAATGACAGAGAAACCCTCAAGAAAGTGGCTTTAACGTCAATGGCAAGTAAGGCTGTTGGAGCGGCAAAAGAGCATTTCGCGGAAATTGCCATTGATGCAGTCAAACAGATCGCCGAGCAACGCGGAGACAGAATGATCGCCGACATCGATCAAATTCAAATCGTGAAGAAGGAAGGCAAAAGCCTATTCGACTCACAGCTAGTGAAGGGCATCATAGTCGACAAAGAAGTGGTCCACCCCGGCATGCCAAAACGCGTCGAAAACGCAAAAATAGCTCTCCTAGACGTGGCTCTAGAAGTGGAAAAAACAGAATTCAGCGCCGAAATCAGGATCCGAGACCCAACTCAAATCAAGGCATTTTTGGACCAAGAAACACGCATGCTAAAAGAGATGGTGGACAAGATCAAAGCCTCAAACGCAGACGTCGTCTTCTGCCAAAAAGGCATCGATGACATGGCGCAACACTTTCTGGCCAAAGAGGGCATTCTAGCGGCGCGCCGAGTGAAACAGTCAGACATGGAAAAACTTGCAAGAGCCACAGGAGGCAAAATGGCCAGCAATCTCAAAGACCTCAAGGCACAAGACTTGGGCAAAGCAGGGCTTGTTGAAGAACGCAAGGTCGGAGAAGACAAGATGGTGTTTGTCGAAAACTGCAAACATCCCAAATCAGTGGCAATCCTCATCCGAGCTGGACTTGAACGAATGGTGGACGAAGCAGAACGGGCCATGAAAGATGCCTTATCAGTCGTCTCTGATGTCATCGAGTACAACAAAATCGTACCTGGCGGAGGAGCCATCGAATCTGCGGTTGCCAGAAAACTCAGAGGCTATGCCACTGAAGTCGGTGGAAGAGAACAGCTAGCCATTGAAGCGTTTGCTGAATCCATGGAAGTAATACCCAAGACCTTAGCTGAAAACGCAGGGTTAGAACCCATAGACATCTTGGTTGGGTTGAGGTCAGCCCATGAGAAAGCTCGCGGCGAAGCCAAAGGCGTCAATGTTTTCACAGGCAAGATCATGGACATGCATGGCGAAGGCGTAATCGAACCTTCGAGAGTCAAGGAACAGGCCATCAAATCGGCTGGAGAGGCTGCATGCATGATACTGCGCATCGACGACGTGATTGCTGCCACAAGGCCCAAGGAAGAGAAAGGTCCAGGCAGACCAGGCGAAGGCATGGACGAAGAGTATTAG
- a CDS encoding histone family protein translates to MEKEAYGMVKMAGPELAVAPMHRICKKAGADRVSESAAKTLAKVLDEIGVKIAREAMDYAMHAGRKTIKSEDIEIASRKVMSK, encoded by the coding sequence ATAGAAAAAGAAGCCTACGGGATGGTTAAAATGGCAGGTCCAGAACTAGCCGTGGCTCCTATGCACAGAATATGCAAAAAAGCAGGCGCAGACAGAGTAAGCGAAAGCGCAGCAAAAACCCTAGCCAAAGTCCTCGACGAAATCGGCGTAAAAATCGCACGCGAAGCAATGGACTACGCCATGCACGCCGGACGAAAAACAATAAAATCCGAAGACATAGAAATAGCATCCAGAAAAGTCATGAGCAAATAG
- a CDS encoding thioredoxin domain-containing protein encodes MKDFKNFEVSAEAIDSSVSGLQNGFLGITLALSSFAVLGSFALQAFVAQPCVFCWILRGLAVTVLIASLVGLKLKMKGTVIKAVAAFSMLGVLVSGYLIYIESFASDSLLCAATSATCSGPPTILGFTPSVYALGMFAVILGSSMLGSMSSKLAGMKRMARVKWWTTVLVVVSLGLLVAYVVFHSTVPTMRFVSSEGPYMSSVYSLSPKIDPVLNSGKMAFVYFYTDWCHYCAKQTPIVNEFETLYKDEVVFIRVNGDENTQVLGEFGVNGFPTMLLIFEKSAKGYLYRDFRGFNTESTLKASIDKVLAAPLQSVESVPVIAERRYPVELTLAFSGLAATIVCAKKRSGVRGFLPMRRLVNQGSVVVLAIVLAASFLSVFSFRIEPVKAQLSRPSNFYERCEPLIDWWEKYITEMPWGDTWMPVYDGDNMPKQATGEVRYARVSSMDHPFNHESQDFVFNVRLDPEYYHLLSGVSPDYGQVENLGDHEMHMEWETDYFHQFAWPSVGDRVWLTGLWIWDCGHEPKTEFHPVVGIATQRQVPMRWSSDSSLWGTYTPGVRTDIWFNTRGGGATHEYLCNDIHHPGHGDACITAEDAQYQPWSNLMGSVEVWQDWEFDVQMPPRPPEIYPGYYPEIQYRILSGPVGGGHNPIVTPLPNESKIHVKLPLDTYVGQTYSRSIEARWDYVPLQPAREFYIEFDSISIRDKLEGWGDQGEYRLAANVNDKWFWLSLPGDVTDDRYYLDQSQYVAVFPSDNIHLWVSGYEDDKDLVHGYVDDNPGVAEQRYYSWHDFGVISESTSGEYWMEAPYRWDESWHSHDPQLYDRVKKEGDGPWYHNLFAREGYSNEGNHDGCYEDWKAPQGSCFSLRYRIYEVGHPYVTPSSRLTFGSPSYISSDGKAVITSDTSLTLTASGLDYNRLQYRYWKVGDPMPSWSRGRFEANSATVSIKLEGVECHFTDDMLICSPFPIPLEDGVYILEYAAQGYQTQEPYGDGTEQRHVQILHLNNGPPQTTLEVDEPRFTDALGNTYVTSDTVMEFNVDDVSGAPETYYKVDDGEWKNYMSPRPAMRCFRHPTLDLLCTGEPIVLGDEFNPLTRAYSDGPHNISYYSIDRLGHVETTKQTTLILDNALQYITLNANPRVTISPPEKRSQYGEPGQTVRWRVAIYNPNAVTETYRITTNWYVKLHGLDFEFDNPYEKLSKLPVTLGPGGATNRTLSVSLPLVDPPFWDLVKPPIWTYFRVNVESVSNPELSSFARGRLAIVDDDDTDAPAGSALNPPDGQIYTHEYPSDIRLSVRWTDDSDISWVYFYYRYESPDGFSHWNWMLPQGSSQGVYWYDILRSEWTAHLNQRIQWFSTAFDNDTDRSDDSLMGVFPTTPATISVVIPSYGVDISIDPQVAGNELKTTKYTVSIHNTGNVPDTYDPTLQGLDPTWFYFSQASITVNPSETATVDLFVTPPSETAFILKDYNFRVTAASQNSPSATDSADATLTLDFTPMLPTTPEGSLTVAVIPEASTLTMPAMTTQTQFPVDLNVEVYNNENFDDAITIALTNTGIPLQNQAHLQWFSWTTQKVFIPEGGSITIPVTATIPRYATPGFKYFNASATSVGWAQSKATTQASIFVLDYHLTNALERIRILREHVSTLYEDRNIDQYKHDRIIGDLARTETDITNAINYLDTVKHGFDDKPEGLIALKFAVSRLEYLKNDLKNWVKYGYMPSNTADQIIQQLDAINTVMSSKAKFEAQSERALSVDAVEDSESRLGYSRAWLWNEITYADNSIVQGDYWLAQGWLSKAVDYYKTAFGYSQRTIKNAYSWSWSIPAEDWIDQLEQNL; translated from the coding sequence TTGAAAGATTTCAAAAATTTCGAAGTGTCAGCGGAAGCTATCGATTCATCTGTTTCAGGACTTCAGAATGGTTTCTTGGGCATAACACTGGCTCTTTCTTCGTTTGCTGTGTTGGGCAGCTTTGCCCTGCAGGCTTTCGTTGCTCAACCGTGTGTTTTCTGTTGGATTCTGAGAGGTCTCGCAGTGACCGTTCTGATCGCTTCGTTGGTCGGCTTGAAGCTTAAGATGAAGGGCACGGTGATCAAGGCGGTTGCCGCGTTTTCGATGCTTGGAGTACTGGTCTCTGGCTACCTGATCTACATTGAATCTTTCGCCTCTGACTCTCTGCTGTGCGCTGCAACAAGCGCAACGTGCAGTGGACCGCCAACGATTCTCGGTTTCACGCCATCTGTATATGCTCTCGGCATGTTCGCAGTGATTCTTGGTTCGTCAATGCTTGGCTCGATGTCCAGTAAGCTTGCTGGAATGAAGCGCATGGCTAGAGTTAAGTGGTGGACAACGGTACTGGTTGTTGTTTCGCTTGGTCTGCTGGTTGCCTATGTTGTGTTTCACTCTACTGTGCCTACGATGCGGTTTGTGAGTTCTGAAGGCCCTTACATGTCCAGCGTGTATTCTTTGAGTCCAAAGATTGATCCAGTGTTGAATTCGGGCAAGATGGCGTTTGTGTATTTCTACACAGACTGGTGTCATTACTGTGCCAAACAGACGCCGATTGTCAACGAGTTCGAGACTTTGTACAAGGATGAAGTTGTTTTCATTCGCGTCAACGGTGACGAGAACACACAGGTGTTAGGAGAGTTTGGCGTAAACGGATTTCCAACGATGCTCTTGATTTTTGAAAAGAGTGCAAAAGGGTATTTGTATCGTGATTTCAGAGGCTTCAACACTGAGTCAACGTTGAAAGCGAGCATTGACAAAGTGCTTGCAGCTCCATTGCAGAGCGTCGAATCGGTTCCAGTCATCGCAGAAAGGAGATATCCTGTTGAGTTGACTTTGGCTTTCTCTGGTCTCGCTGCTACCATTGTTTGCGCGAAGAAAAGGTCAGGCGTGCGAGGATTCTTGCCGATGCGTAGACTCGTCAATCAAGGGTCGGTGGTGGTTCTTGCCATTGTTCTCGCAGCGTCCTTTCTGTCGGTCTTTTCGTTCAGGATTGAACCTGTGAAAGCTCAGCTTTCCAGGCCGAGCAACTTCTATGAGCGTTGTGAGCCGCTCATAGACTGGTGGGAGAAGTACATTACAGAGATGCCGTGGGGTGACACATGGATGCCCGTGTATGACGGTGACAACATGCCAAAGCAGGCAACTGGCGAGGTTAGATATGCTAGGGTGTCCTCGATGGACCATCCTTTCAACCACGAGTCTCAAGACTTTGTCTTCAACGTAAGGCTTGACCCCGAATATTACCATCTGCTATCAGGTGTAAGCCCAGACTACGGGCAAGTAGAAAATCTGGGTGACCATGAAATGCACATGGAGTGGGAAACAGACTACTTCCACCAGTTCGCTTGGCCAAGCGTAGGTGATCGAGTTTGGCTTACGGGACTGTGGATTTGGGATTGCGGACACGAACCCAAGACCGAGTTCCATCCTGTAGTCGGCATTGCAACCCAGCGGCAAGTGCCTATGCGATGGTCCTCAGACAGCAGCCTATGGGGAACATACACTCCCGGAGTACGAACTGACATCTGGTTCAATACGCGAGGCGGAGGAGCCACGCACGAATATCTGTGCAACGATATTCATCATCCTGGACATGGAGACGCTTGTATCACGGCAGAAGATGCACAATACCAGCCGTGGTCCAACTTGATGGGCAGCGTTGAGGTTTGGCAAGACTGGGAGTTTGATGTTCAAATGCCTCCACGTCCTCCTGAAATCTATCCAGGGTATTATCCAGAGATTCAATATCGCATACTTTCTGGCCCTGTCGGCGGAGGACATAATCCAATAGTCACTCCCTTGCCAAATGAAAGCAAAATTCACGTCAAATTGCCCTTGGACACCTACGTTGGCCAGACTTATTCGCGCTCTATTGAGGCTCGCTGGGACTACGTGCCTTTACAACCAGCTCGGGAATTCTACATTGAATTTGATAGCATCAGTATAAGGGACAAACTAGAAGGCTGGGGCGATCAGGGAGAATATCGTCTGGCAGCAAACGTTAATGATAAATGGTTTTGGCTATCTCTTCCAGGCGATGTGACAGACGACAGATACTACCTGGATCAGTCCCAATATGTTGCCGTATTTCCATCCGACAACATTCACTTGTGGGTCTCAGGATATGAAGATGACAAGGATTTAGTTCACGGTTACGTGGACGATAACCCTGGAGTAGCCGAACAGAGGTATTACTCGTGGCACGACTTCGGGGTGATCTCAGAGAGCACATCAGGCGAATACTGGATGGAAGCACCTTATCGTTGGGACGAATCATGGCATTCCCACGATCCTCAGCTTTATGACCGAGTGAAAAAGGAAGGCGACGGACCGTGGTATCACAACCTATTCGCAAGGGAAGGATACAGTAATGAGGGGAATCACGATGGTTGCTACGAAGACTGGAAAGCACCCCAAGGAAGCTGTTTCTCTCTTAGATACCGCATATACGAAGTTGGTCATCCATATGTCACGCCGTCGAGTCGTCTAACCTTTGGAAGCCCTAGTTACATCTCAAGTGATGGAAAAGCGGTCATCACATCTGACACGTCTTTGACATTGACTGCCAGTGGACTCGACTACAACCGCCTACAATATCGTTACTGGAAGGTAGGCGATCCCATGCCTTCATGGAGCCGAGGCAGGTTCGAAGCAAACTCCGCCACAGTCTCAATTAAGCTTGAGGGTGTCGAATGCCACTTTACAGATGACATGCTAATATGCTCGCCTTTTCCTATTCCTCTTGAGGATGGGGTATACATTCTCGAATACGCTGCACAAGGCTACCAAACCCAGGAACCGTACGGCGACGGAACAGAACAGAGACACGTACAGATCTTGCACCTAAACAACGGCCCACCACAGACAACACTGGAGGTCGACGAACCTCGATTCACTGACGCGTTGGGAAACACCTACGTGACGTCGGACACAGTCATGGAATTCAACGTGGACGACGTTTCGGGCGCACCTGAAACCTACTACAAGGTCGACGACGGCGAGTGGAAAAACTACATGAGTCCAAGACCAGCAATGAGATGCTTTAGGCATCCCACATTGGACCTGTTATGCACGGGAGAGCCAATAGTACTAGGCGACGAATTCAACCCTCTCACAAGGGCGTACAGTGACGGCCCGCACAACATAAGCTACTACAGCATCGATAGACTAGGACACGTAGAAACAACAAAACAGACCACGCTAATCCTAGACAACGCGCTACAATACATTACACTCAACGCGAACCCGCGTGTCACTATCTCTCCGCCGGAAAAGCGCAGTCAATACGGTGAGCCAGGGCAGACAGTAAGATGGAGAGTGGCAATCTACAACCCTAACGCTGTCACGGAAACTTACAGGATAACAACCAACTGGTACGTAAAATTACACGGTCTGGATTTTGAGTTCGACAACCCTTACGAAAAGCTGTCCAAACTTCCAGTTACGTTGGGACCAGGCGGAGCTACGAACAGAACGTTGAGTGTTTCCCTGCCGCTTGTGGATCCCCCCTTTTGGGACCTGGTCAAACCTCCAATATGGACATACTTCAGAGTGAATGTTGAAAGCGTAAGCAATCCCGAGCTTTCCAGTTTTGCCCGCGGGAGACTTGCAATAGTGGACGATGACGACACAGATGCGCCAGCAGGATCAGCTCTCAATCCGCCTGACGGACAAATATACACACATGAATATCCATCAGACATTCGACTATCAGTGCGATGGACAGACGACAGTGATATTTCTTGGGTGTACTTCTACTACAGATACGAATCCCCCGACGGGTTTTCACACTGGAATTGGATGCTCCCACAAGGCTCTTCCCAAGGAGTTTACTGGTACGACATATTAAGGAGCGAATGGACCGCGCACCTCAACCAAAGAATTCAATGGTTTTCAACAGCTTTTGACAACGACACCGACAGATCTGACGACAGCCTAATGGGAGTTTTCCCAACCACGCCAGCAACCATCTCAGTTGTTATTCCAAGTTATGGAGTTGACATCTCGATTGACCCGCAAGTAGCGGGCAACGAACTCAAAACCACAAAATACACCGTAAGTATCCACAACACTGGAAACGTGCCCGACACCTACGACCCAACTTTGCAGGGACTAGACCCGACATGGTTCTACTTCTCTCAGGCATCGATCACAGTCAACCCAAGCGAAACAGCCACAGTAGACTTGTTCGTCACGCCACCGTCGGAAACTGCCTTCATACTAAAAGACTACAACTTCAGGGTGACCGCAGCCTCACAAAACTCACCGAGCGCAACAGACAGCGCAGACGCTACACTAACACTTGACTTCACACCCATGTTGCCAACCACGCCAGAGGGCAGCTTGACCGTTGCCGTCATACCAGAAGCCTCGACCCTGACGATGCCAGCCATGACCACACAGACGCAGTTCCCTGTTGACCTCAACGTTGAAGTCTACAACAACGAAAACTTCGACGACGCAATAACAATAGCGCTGACCAACACCGGAATACCGCTCCAAAATCAAGCCCACCTACAATGGTTTTCATGGACGACACAAAAAGTCTTCATCCCAGAAGGAGGCTCCATCACCATCCCGGTGACAGCAACCATCCCAAGATACGCGACACCTGGCTTCAAATACTTCAACGCAAGCGCCACATCAGTTGGATGGGCGCAGTCAAAAGCGACAACACAAGCAAGCATATTCGTATTAGACTACCACCTGACAAACGCACTTGAGAGAATCAGAATTCTGCGAGAACACGTGTCAACTCTCTATGAAGACAGAAACATTGATCAGTACAAGCACGACCGGATAATAGGCGACCTTGCAAGAACAGAAACCGACATCACAAACGCAATAAACTATCTTGACACAGTCAAACACGGCTTCGACGACAAACCAGAAGGCTTGATCGCCCTCAAATTCGCAGTAAGCAGACTTGAATACCTGAAGAACGACCTGAAGAACTGGGTCAAATACGGCTACATGCCAAGCAACACCGCAGACCAAATCATCCAGCAGCTCGATGCAATAAACACGGTGATGTCAAGCAAAGCCAAGTTCGAGGCACAATCAGAAAGAGCCCTATCCGTCGACGCAGTTGAAGACTCAGAATCGCGACTGGGCTACAGTCGAGCTTGGCTCTGGAACGAAATCACCTACGCAGACAACTCCATCGTCCAAGGCGACTACTGGCTTGCCCAAGGATGGCTCTCAAAAGCCGTCGACTACTACAAAACCGCTTTCGGATACTCCCAACGCACAATCAAAAACGCCTACTCATGGTCATGGAGCATTCCTGCCGAAGACTGGATAGACCAACTCGAACAAAACCTGTAG